The Papio anubis isolate 15944 chromosome 10, Panubis1.0, whole genome shotgun sequence genome includes the window TTTTCCAAATGCAAGGTcttaaagattttctcttttcctaaaagttttatagttttagctcttacatttaggtttttgacccatcttgagctaatttttgcgtATAATGTGAGGAAAGGATCTAAGTTGATCggttttgcatgtggatatatgATTGTcctggcaccatttgttgaaaagaactCTCCTTTCCTTATTGAATTGGCTTGGCACTTTGCACTTGTCTTTTGGCACTAACAGGTTTTCTTCCTAGTGTTGGATAACTTGCAGTGTGGGGAGTCGGACTGAAAGCTCTGCCTTTAGGGATAAGACTCCCTCTGGTGGAATTCCAGCTGCACTactcattagctgtgtgatctttgaCTGCTTCTTTGACCTATGTagaagcttcagtttcttcatctataaaatggctaattctatttatttcacagttattgtaaatattaaatgagcAAATGCCATCATTTAGAAAAGCTAATGGCATATTATAAAATACTTGGTGTAAATGTTCTTCTTTTGAagaataaccatttaaaaatataatactggccaggcatggtggctcacgcctagaatcctagcactttgggaagccaagatgggcagatcacttgaggtcaggagtttgaggccagcctggccaacatggtgaaatcgcatctctacgaaaaatacaaaagttagctaggtgtggtggtgggcatctgtaatcccagctacttgggaggctgaggcagaagaattgcttgaacccaggaggcggaggttgcagtgagacaagatcatgccattacactccagcctggaggacaagagtgaaactctgtctcgaaaaataaataaataagggccgggcgcggtggctcaagcctgtaatcccagcactttgggaggccgagacgggcggatcacgaggtcaggagatcgagaccatcctggctaacacggtgaaaccccgtctctactaaaaaatacaaaaaactagccgggcgaggtggcgggcgcctgtagtcccagctactcgggaggctgagacaggagaatggcgggaacccgggaggcggagcttgcagtgagctgagatccggccacagcactccagcctgggcaacagagcgagactccgtctcaaaaaaaaaaaaaaaaaaaaagaaaaataaataaataaataataaaaatataatactatcCGTAGCATGCAGGCTGTATACAAATAAGTGTTAGGCTACATTTGATCTGTGAGTCATAGTTTGTCAACCCTGATCTAGAGTTGAATaatgttgttttgtctttttatggttgaataatattgttttatatgcattgttttgaattttcagaAGCATGTGCAGTgcacatgttttttgtttttaaggtaaaGGGCTGGAGAAGGGAGGGAGCAGATGGGAATGGCACTTAGTGTGACAGAGATCCTGAGGAGAGGCCCCTACCCCCTGGTCACTGGTGTTCTGTGTCAGGTAACCTGACCATCTATTGTCTTCTTCCCTGGTATAGTCCCCGTTTCCctgcttttcttctctgtgtttcagACTTGCAAAGAAAGGAATGCAAGCATTTGGTCTGCTTTGCCAGCTCCTTGGGGATACTTGGTATATGTAGCTCTCCTTCTTTTACTTCTGAAAATATCAATCATTGCTTCTTTCCCTCATGTCACCCAGATCCTGAAAGGCATCCTGGAGGGTGCTTCCCACATCCTGCCTGCATTCCGGGTCCTAAGCAGTCTTCTCTCCAGCTGCAGTGACTCTGTTGCCTTGTATTCCTTCTGCCGGGAGGCAGGGCTTCCTGGGCTGCCGCTCAGTCTACTCAGGCACAGTCAGGAGAGCAACAGCCTCCAGCAGGTAAGCACCAAGACAGGAGCCTCTGAAGACTCACAGAGGTTCTTTTTCTTGGATTTATCTCATTCAGATTGCCATCTGTCTTTGGTCTgactgccttttattttctttcctcttctttctagtTAATAAACTATTAATTGCAAACTCTAATGCCTTCTGGGGCCAGGCAGATAATGTCAGCTGTGAAGTAGGCTATGCATGTGACTATATGAGTAGTGGGGAATATGATGAACTAGAGTTCACATGCCTACTCTAAACAGAGTAGAGGCAtcctttcctcagcctccagcccaTTGTTGCCACAGGGAAATATGGGCCTGGTATTGCCAGATCTTCTAGTTTTCTAAGAAAAGGTAGAAACCCAAatttttatgtgtaatttttaaatatttagagcaCTGTGTTTTGAGATGTTAGATCCTAGGCTTCATTGACCTGATCTTACAGAGCAGAGTACTAAAATTCAAAGATAACTCATACACAGTTACTAATTTGTAAACGGTCACAGAGATAACAAGTGGAAGAGCTGGGACAGAGACTCAGTGTGTTTGGGGCCAAACCTCTACTTCCCCCTTCTGTGTCCTACTGTAGCTGGGCTGAGAGGATGGGGAATATTTCAGAGTCAGTGTAAATACTTAATAGGGCctaggctgaggcagctggaaaGCTGCACTTTGTTAATGAGTATTAATCTTGGGTGGTTTTAAGGAATTTAGagaaaaagatttttgaaaaatagaaccTCCTATACTCCAAAGTGCTATTCAGGCCAAACAAGACACATTTAATCCAGGCTGTTTACAGCCCATTGGCAGATTCTCTGTTACCCCTAGAACTCTCTCTCTGCCTATACTTCTCTTCTGTCCGTTTCTGTTTGATCAACTTGACTGGGTCTCTATAGACCCTTTCTActgttttttctattctttgtttcCATCCTCCACATtgcccttcctctcttctccttttcctgggCAGCAATCTTGGTATGGGACTTTCTTACGGGACCTGATGGCTGTGATTCAGGCCTACTTTGCCTGTACCTTCAATCTGGAGAGGAGCCAGACAGGTGACAGGTAGGATAAGAGGTGCTTTTGCACTGTTGGCAAGTTTGGCTTCTCTTTCTACCCCATGTGCCCTTCCCATTTAGGAACAGGCCAAATATGAAGAAGCTGTGATTTGTTACAGGTTTAGGAATCAGCTGAGTGGCCACTCATAGTCCTTTTAAGGACCCTAAGACAGCTCCAACTTGGCCTCAAGACTTACAGGTTCTAAGAGTCAGCAGTCACCATGGTCCTAAAATGGAAAGGTCAAGATGTAAATAACATGTTCCAGGAAGCCAAGtggattaaagaaagaaagaaaaaaaaatatgtgaataacCTAGATAAAATGTCAAAGAAGGGGCTTggagggtgtctgtgtgtgtgtgtgtgtgtgtgtgtgtatgtgtgtgtgtgtggcaagggagaagggagaacgTTCTGATGGGTCCCTTTGCAGAGATTCTCCTACCTGCCCAGAACTGACCGATTCACCACATCCAGGCTTTTAGTAGAGAGGTAAGAAATCATGGGCTCATTTTCCACCCCCAGCCTACAGGTATTTCAGGAAGCTGCCAACCTCTTTCTGGACCTGTTGGGGAAACTTCTGGCCCAACCAGATGACTCTGAGCAGACTTTGCGGAGGGACAGCCTCATGGTAATCTGCTCCCACTTCCAGATTTCTGTATCTCCTATCTTTCCCCGTGTTTCTCCCATCCCCTTTCTTACGACTATGTAGGGTCAGATCAAGTTAatccaacaaacatttgttgaattctCACCATGCCATATGCCATGTGAGTAAGAAAAAGTGCCTGCCTTCAAGGGACTAGGGATAATTTAATAGGGGAGAGGTAAAGGGATTAGGGACAACAGTGAAAAGTACATTGGAACTTTGCATATAATACAGGAGCACCACTGTATTTTATGAAGAAGATGCAGTTAACCACTGAAGAAGATGCAGTTAACACTATTTGGAGCATCATAGAAGAAATCTCGAAGAAGGAAATCATCTCTGCTAGCATCTGAAGAATACATTGCAGTTTGCCACGTAAATGAGGCACAAAGTAGAAATTCTATACAGAAGGAGTAACATATATAAAGGCCCAGAGGCTTTAAGCAGTTTGGCATATTTCAGGGCACCACAAAAAGAACTACTTCTTCTTGAAAAGACTTGCAGATCATCTAGTATTGTCTAACCTTGTTTGTCCTGAGGATTAGTAAACTATTCAGTTCTTTTCCCTAGACCCTGGAGGTAAGGGACAGGAGAATGGAGGATTGAATGAGAAAGTAGCTGTATTCTGATTAACCTCAGAGGAGATAGAGAGGAACATGTATGTGTAAGGAAGTAAATAATTGCCTGGTCATTGTTAAAACTGGTAATTGGGAACATAAATCTGGACTACTTCCTGCCTAAAGCTAGCATTCACTCAAACTTGAGATcctgttttcctgttttaataTCCCTCACCCTTTCAAGTCAGAAAGCTTTTACTGTCTAACCTAAATTTTGGCCAGCAGTGACTCATGTTATTGGCCAGCACTTCTCATGTCATGTGCTATGAATAGAATGGGGAGTTGGAATAATTACCTCCTGAAATTCTGAATCAATAGGACTGAGTTGGGAGGGACCCAGGAATCCCtaggatttcttcttttcttttcttttcttttctttttttgagacagggtctctctctgccacccaggctagagtgcagtggcatgatcttgactcactgcaacctccaccctccgggctcaagcaatactcccacctcagcctcccaagtagctgagactatgggtgcactccaccaggcctggctatttttgttttgtatttttagtagagataggttttgccatgttgcccaggttggtctcaaacttctgagctcaagcgatccacctgcttcagcctcccaatcccctgttgggattacaggcatgagccattgcacctgaccGCTAGGAATTCTCATACTCACAGTCTATAAAAAACACTTTGAGAAACATCATCTAGGGAGCAGCTGATCAGAGAATAGAAGGATTGACACCTAAAATTATTGTCCTTGAAGCATGAATGAAGGCAGTTATAATGCATTTTTGGTGTGAAGAATGCTTAAAATTAGACACGTGTTTGCTTGGGTTTTTGTCCTCTTTCCTCAGATCCTCAGGGTTTCTTGTTTTTTACACTAAGCCCAGTCTTCTGATGCCCTGATGCTACCTCTGCACTTGTCTCCTTTAGTGCTTTACTGTCCTGTGTGAAGCCATGGATGGGAACAGCCAGGCCATCTCCAAAGCCTTTTACTCCAGCTTGCTGACGACACAGCAGGTTGTCTTGGATGGGCTCCTTCATGGCTTGACAGTTCCACAGCTCCCTGTCCACACTCCCCCAGGTAACCTGAGTGGGGAAGGGAGGTTCTCTTGACTTCTTTGTTGCATAGTTCAGGTTCTGCTCTTTCTAGTGCCATCACCTAGATAGCGCCTGGCatttagtaggtgctcagtaaataactGTGAACTGAGAGGATGAATGGGGATCTGAGGGAAACAAACAGACTTCATCCTGCATTCTTCCCACTCCCTTAGGTTCCCTACTCCTGCTGCCATATCAGTGAGTACTGGTGCTATTGTCTAGGGCAAGAGCCTCAGGCCTTTGGAGTCACTCTTTGCTTTTCTCCATAGGAGCCCCACAAGTGAGCCAGCCGCTGCGAGAGCAGAGTGAGGATCTACCTGGAGCCATTTCCTCTGCCCTCGCAGCCGTATGCACTGCTCCTGTGGGACTGCCCGACTGCTGGGATGCCAAGGAGCAGGTCCGAGCTACAATTGCTTGTTCCTCTCATCCCTTCTGCCAGAGGAGTTGGGGAGGCTAGCCCCAGTTtttcagaaagacagaaaaacaagcTTTTAAGCCCCTCCTTTAGTACTTCCAGAAACAGATGCTCCCACCCTGGGCCATTTGTAGAACGTGATATAGCCAGAATCCCAGAGCCCATGGCCAGTTGGTGAGGGAGAGAGCACAGTGATAAACTGCCCAGGTGGTGGGGCAGCTGATCTGAAGCCTCCATTGATGCTTCCTCAAGGACTGAGGATTCAGCTTTCCTGATCCCTGTTGGTCAGTAATCCTTTCCTCTGTACCTGGCTACACTGGGGCCAAACTATGCCATGACTTTTGGTTCTCTGTTGGTAATGAAGACTGGGAATAAAATGGGGTCTGAGGTTTCTGGTGAATGGTGGGAAGAGTgactaggaagaaactgagagTCCTGATCATTTTGGACATATGAGAGGGATAGGGTTGTAATAATGTGGATAGGATTGAGCCTTCAGGTACGTCTCTATAGGTCTGTTGGCATTTGGCAAATCAGCTAACTGAAGACAGCAGCCAGCTCAGGCCATCCCTCATCTCTGGCCTGCAGCATCCCATCCTGTGCCTGCACCTTCTCAAGGTAATTCTCTTAACTCCTGGCatcacagctttatttttaactcccagtacagagagagaaacagagagacagatcAAGAGAGGAGgactaagagagagagagactgagagagaccAATTGAGAGAACCCCTTGGAAGACCCCTTTCTGCTTTTAAATCTGTTCAACTGAGAGGACCCCACTGTTAGCCAGTCATCAGCAGAACCGAGAACGGTCCCTGTCTCACTCTCTCACAGCAAGAGGCAGAAGGGGGTTCTCTCACACTCCCAAGTGTGGGTACCAGATCTTTTGAGGGGCTGGCTGGTGTTTCAGCTGAGCCTTCAATCTTGGATCCCAGGGCCTGCTCTGCCTCACTGCCagactccttccctctctctcaggTTCTGTACTCCTGCTGCCTTGTCAGTGAGCGCCTGTGCCGTCTTCTAGGGCAGGAGCCCCTGGCCTTGGAATCCCTGTTTGTGTTGGTTCAGGGCAAGGTAAGCCAGCAGCACAGGTGGGCTTCCCCTGGCGGCCCCACTGTCTCAACCAGAGATTGTTCTGATATCTTAGGTTTCCTTTGTAGGTAAAGGTAGTAGATTGGGAAGAGTCTACTGAAGTGACACTCTACTTCCTCTCCCTTCTTGTCTTTCGGCTCCAAAACCTGCCTTGTGGGTAAGTCATAAAGTAGGGTGTCTCCACAGAAGTCTTCTAGCCACATAGCTAACCCTCACAAAGAATATGGAGAATGGTACCCTACAGCCTATCCTTAGGAGGAATTGGGATAGAGAGTGTGAAGCTTTCTCTACAAAGAACAGACCTAGACTCCCATCAACTTTGTGCCTTGGAGGTAGACATGCAGCCTAGGTGAAGAACGTCATGCAAGGGAGAGGGGAGGCCGCTTGCCAACCTCCTTTAATACTGCTGCATCCCTTGATGTATCTCTTTATTCCAGAATGGAGAAGCTAGGCAGTGACGTTGCTACTCTCTTTACTCATTCGCATGTCGTCTCTCTTGTGGTAAGTTTTTAACCTTCACCCTTCTCCCCTTTTCACCCTAGCATCTACCCCTTGTGGAAGTTGGGGAGTCACTATCCAATTTGCATGTTTCTGGAGGCATTCTTTTGGCAGAGACATAAATCCTCTCTGCCTGTTCTGAATGCCATTTAGATTTGGacattcttcctcctcttctaccTCTCCCACAGAGTGCAGCAGCCTGTCTATTGGGACAGCTTGGTCAGCAAGGGGTGACCTTTGACCTCCAGCCCATGGAATGGATGGCTGCAGCCACACATGCCTTGTCTGCCCCTGCAGAGGTGAGGCCCCCCAGGGAGGGCACAGGCATGTTTTCTCTGAGTCAGACACTAGGACTGCATTCAAGGGGAAAAGACTGAAATGGTAGCAAGCATGGAGTAAACTGAGGAATGGAAAAGGAATCAAGGAGCCCTTCCTTTTCTAGATTTGTTGCCAGATAATAGGCCCCTCTGAACCCAGATTGATCCGGactttagatttctttttaatatgcaGGGCTTCTagagagtgagggagggaagggaagaggaagggtgaCTAACCTGGGTtttctgagtagtgtgataaCCCTGCCTGCTTCATTCTCCTCCTCCAGAAGCTCATGCTCTTGGCAGAGTCCTTCCTAATGCATAATTTCTTCACCTCTGACTACAGCTTCCACTCTGCTTTTCCCACTTGTTCTTCTTAACAGATGGAAAAGGTGGCTGACATCCTGTGAATTCTTCAGGAAATCAGTCCATTATGTaggcttctttctgctttctcatttcccaggactttttttcctttcatttttagaCCCTTTGGAActcatctttccttcattttgtaaaaagaagGATAGACTTTATAATCAAATTAttgtcatcctttttttttttttgagatggagtttcgctcttgttgcccaggctggagtgcgatggtgcgatcttggctcaccacaacctctgcctcctggattcaagtgattctcctgcctcagcctcccgagtaggtgggattacaggcacacaccaccatgcccagctaatttttgtatttttagtagagacaaggtttctccaggttggtcaggctggtctcgagctcctgacctcatgtgatccacccgcctcagcctcccaaagtgctgggattacaggtatataccaccatgcctggctcattttttttgtacttttagtagagatggggtttcaccatgttggccaggctgatctcgaactcctgatctcaagtgatccacccgcctccgcctcctgaagtgctgggattataggcatgacccactgtgcccggcctgtcatCCGTTATATAtgtagaattctttttttgtttgtttgtttttgagacggagtctcactctgttgccaagctggagtgcagtggcataatctcggctcactgcaacctctgcctcctgggttcaagcagttcttctgcctcagcctcctgagtagctgggacaacaggtgcgcgcctccatgcccagctaatttttgtatttttagtagagacggcatttcactgtgtcggccaggctggtcttgaactcctgacttcgtgatccacccgcctcggcctcccaaagtgctgggataacaggtgtgagctacgACGCCGGCTgaattctttataatttataaaacattttcacatgTTATCCCACAACACACTTGAAAGATAGACACACCGATGTAATAGTATTAATCTGCTTTTTCTAGACTAAGTTAGCCTTCAGACAGGTTGTATCACTAGTGATAGCACTAACAATCCTCCAGGAGTCTAAGTCAGAACTTTGGGAGTCATCAGTGACTGTTCTGTCTTCCCCATTATTCCCCTATCCAAATGGTTCCCCCAGACCCCATATATTCTACCTTCCGGTTGACTCTCAAATCTGTTCCCTCCATGGCACCGTCACTGACCTGCCTTGGTTTAACGGCCACCCCATTCCTCTTAGGCACCTGCattcttcttgtttctctctgACAGGTTCGGTTGACTCCACCAGGTAGTTGTGGATTCTATGATGGTCTCCTCATCCTTCTGTTGCAGCTCCTCACTGAGGTACAGATGCATCTTGGGATGGATGGGAAGTAAAGGGAGAGGAACTGGGCATTTTGGGGAGCCTCTGGACCAGAGGAATGAAGAAGCAACCCACAGCCTCCCCTCTCAAGCTACTGTGCCTGTGATAGCCTTGGAACTTCCCTGCCTGCCCTCAGTACCGACCCTTTGAAGGAAACCATTTGCTGCATCCCCTGGGATCCAGTAGGGGATAAAATGAATTCCCTGGGTTTCAGCAGACATACACATGAGTTGTGAAGTCAGAGGGTTAAGGTTTGACAAAGTGAAATAAGACAACCGGGAAATACTAGGTGGAAAAGCGGAAGGAATTATTTCTGGGATTTCCTTTCCTTGTAAGTCAGGGACAGGAATGAATAAAAGcattcgaactcctgacttctgtcTTTCCCCCGGCCCTCTTTCACTTTTATCTCTAGCAGGGGAAGGCTGGCCTAATCAGGGATGTGGCCAGTTCAGAAATGTGGACCGTTTTGTGGCACCGCTTCTCCATGGTCCTGAGGCTCCCCAAGGAGGCATCTGCACAGGAAGGGGAGCTTTTGCTATCCAATCCACCAAGCCCAGAGCCAGACTGGACACTGATTTCTCCCCAGGGTATCTTTCTATCAGTATCCTTTTTGGGAGTGCATTGATTTCCAAGAGGAGGCAGCCCAGAACTGGGTTAACCCacagaggtttcttttttttgcttttgcctgGAGACAGGAAGCGGTGTCTGCACTAGAGCTGCTCTAAGATGGGGAAGGGACTGAATAGGTGTAGCCCTGGGAACTGTGGGGAAGCAGGGGTATCTGGGCCTCTTGCCTGTTCCATTGGGTCTCTATTTTTGGTGTTCCCAGGCATGGCAGCCCTGCTGAGCCTGGCCATGGCCACCTTTACCCAGGAGCCCCAGTTATGCCTGAGCTGCCTGTCCCAGCATGGAAGTATCCTCATGTCCATCCTGAAGCATCTGCTTTGCCCCAGCTTCCTGAATCAACTGCGCCACGCGTGAGTTTGAGCTAGAAGAAGAGCCACAGAGTCAGcaatggggagggagagagaaggcaggaaaaaagtTACTGACAGATTGAGCTATGAAGCAAGAAAGATGAGATCAGGTTTAGGCTGGAAACCTAAGTACTGGCTGAGATTGTAGAACAGGAGCTGGGCAAAGGaattggaggagggagggaggaatgataAAAGTTAAGTGAACAAGACCAAGTCTCTTCGACATTCCTCTCCTTAGGCCTCATGGGTCTGAGTTTCTCCCTGTCGTGGTGCTCTCTGTCTGCCAGCtcctttgcttcccctttgcgCTGGACGTGGATGCTGACCTCCTTATAGATATCTTGGCCGACCTCAGGGACTCAGAAGTTGCAGCCCATCTGCTGCAGGTACTTGGGCAGCTAGCATGAAGGTGGGAGAGGAAGATAGCCAACCTTATATCCTCTAATTTACTTCCCAGCAGCTCCAGAGCTCTTCTAGGCCCCTGTAAGTGTGGAGCAGCTGGCTTGACTCAAAAGTTGGCATGGAGACAGTACTCAGGCCTATGCAGAGGCACGTGGTGGAAGCTGGGTTGGTGCCTCCTTCTCTCCATCAGTCCGTCACCTGGTTCTGTTGGTGCTTACTGGGGAGAACATCCTACTCTAGGCACTGAAGACTCAGCTCCTTGGCCAGAAATCATGTTTCTGGCAATTCTTGGCATTGCACAGTGGGTCTTTGTTCTtttggtgtttctttttgttttttcacagtgGGTCTTTGAAGGCAGAGACCGAGTCCTTGCAAAGTAAGGAATGATCTTGGAAAGAACCTGCTCTCTCAGGCTCCACATCGTATCTCATGTGGAGTGCTGTGGGGCGGGACTTCCAGCTCTCTGTGGCATTTCTCACCATAGCTTGGCTTTTGTCTCTCCCAGGTTTTGGGCTTCTTTCTAGCTGCATTTACTCTCCCTCTCCCTGAATCGTTTTACCTCCTGTTCTGTCAGGTCTGCTGCTACCATCTTCCGTTGACGCAAGTGGAGCTGCCCATCAGCCTCCTCACACGCCTGGCGCTCACGGATCCCACCTCTCTCAATCAGTTTGTGAACACAGTGGCTGCCTCCCCTAGAACCATTGTCTCGTTTCTCTCAGTTGCCCTCCTGAGTGACCAGCCACTGCTGACCTCTGACCTTCTCTCCCTGCTGGCCCATACTGCCAGGGTCCTGTCTCCCAGCTACTTGTCCTTTATCCAAGAGCTTCTGGCTGGCTCTGATGAATCTTATCGGCCCCTGCGCAGCTTCCTGGGCCACCCAGAGAATTCTGTGCGGGCACACACTTATAGGCTCCTGGGACACTTGCTCCAACACAGCATGGCCCTGCGTGGGGCACTGCAGAGCCAGTCTGGACTGCTCAGCCTTCTGCTGCTTGGGCTTGGAGACAAGGATCCTGTTGTGCGGTGCAGTGCCAGCTTTGCTGTGGGCAATGCAACCTATCAGGCTGGTCCTCTGGGACCTGCCCTGGCAGTTGCAGTGCCCAGTATGACCCAGCTGCTTGGAGATCCTCAGGCTGGTATCCGGCGCAATGTTGCATCAGCTCTGGGCAACTTGGGACCTGAAGGGTTGGAAGAGGAGCTGTTACAGTGCCAAGTACCCCAGCGACTCCTAGAGATGGCATGTGGAGACCCCCAGCCAAATGTGAAGGAGGCCGCCCTCATTGCCCTCCGGAGCCTGCAACAGGAGCCTGGCATCCATCAGGTATACCCTACAGTGCTTATGAACCATGATGATCAGGGCCCCTATAGTTCACAACATTTATCTGAGATCATCTGTAAGGAATTGGAATCAGGACATCCAGAAACTTATGCCGTGTTTCTCCCAGGGACAGTGTCTTGGAGTGAGTTTTCCAATTACCATCTCCAGCcttagagaagggaagagagctAGAAGAGGGCTCCAGTGGGCTGGGAAATGTCTGAGATCTCAAGGACCACAGTTGATCTCTTCTAGAGCTGTGCAGGAGGGAGATGAGGGAAGACTAAGAGATGCTGAGATAGAGTAGTTTTACTCTGTGTGCCACGAAggtgctgactttttttttagacTTACCATGAGAAAAGCACGATGCTAagcattttacctttattttctgGTTTAAACTATTACCATCCTAATtttgcagatgacaaaactgaggtacaaataatttaataactTGTCCAAGTTACAAGGACAGTGTGTAGGATTGGGCTTTTGAACTCAGAAGTCTGAGTCTAGACCCCATTCTCTTAACCACTACTTTATCCTGCCTCTTCTgcgcaattttcttttttcttttttctttttttttctgagacagagtttcactcttattg containing:
- the STK36 gene encoding serine/threonine-protein kinase 36 isoform X2 translates to MEKYHVLEMIGEGSFGRVYKGRRKYSAQVVALKFIPKLGRSEKELRNLQREIEIMRGLRHPNIVHMLDSFETDKEVVVVTDYAEGELFQILEDDGKLPEDQVQAIAAQLVSALYYLHSHRILHRDMKPQNILLAKGGGIKLCDFGFARAMSTNTMVLTSIKGTPLYMSPELVEERPYDHTADLWSVGCILYELAVGTPPFYATSIFQLVSLILKDPVRWPSTISPCFKNFLQGLLTKDPRQRLSWPDLLHHPFIAGHVTIITEPAGPDLGTPFTSRLPPELQVLKDEQAHRLAPKGNQSRILTQAYKRMAEEAMKKKHQNTGPALEQEDKTSKVAPGTAPLPRLGATPQESSLLAGILASGMKSSWVESETGEAPPAPRENWTTPDCGQAFPEERPEVLGQRGTDAVDLENEEPDSDNEWQHLLETTESVPIQLKAPLTLLCNPDFCQRIQSQLHEAGGQILKGILEGASHILPAFRVLSSLLSSCSDSVALYSFCREAGLPGLPLSLLRHSQESNSLQQQSWYGTFLRDLMAVIQAYFACTFNLERSQTGDSLQVFQEAANLFLDLLGKLLAQPDDSEQTLRRDSLMCFTVLCEAMDGNSQAISKAFYSSLLTTQQVVLDGLLHGLTVPQLPVHTPPGAPQVSQPLREQSEDLPGAISSALAAVCTAPVGLPDCWDAKEQVCWHLANQLTEDSSQLRPSLISGLQHPILCLHLLKVLYSCCLVSERLCRLLGQEPLALESLFVLVQGKVKVVDWEESTEVTLYFLSLLVFRLQNLPCGMEKLGSDVATLFTHSHVVSLVSAAACLLGQLGQQGVTFDLQPMEWMAAATHALSAPAEVRLTPPGSCGFYDGLLILLLQLLTEGKAGLIRDVASSEMWTVLWHRFSMVLRLPKEASAQEGELLLSNPPSPEPDWTLISPQGMAALLSLAMATFTQEPQLCLSCLSQHGSILMSILKHLLCPSFLNQLRHAPHGSEFLPVVVLSVCQLLCFPFALDVDADLLIDILADLRDSEVAAHLLQVCCYHLPLTQVELPISLLTRLALTDPTSLNQFVNTVAASPRTIVSFLSVALLSDQPLLTSDLLSLLAHTARVLSPSYLSFIQELLAGSDESYRPLRSFLGHPENSVRAHTYRLLGHLLQHSMALRGALQSQSGLLSLLLLGLGDKDPVVRCSASFAVGNATYQAGPLGPALAVAVPSMTQLLGDPQAGIRRNVASALGNLGPEGLEEELLQCQVPQRLLEMACGDPQPNVKEAALIALRSLQQEPGIHQVLVSLGASEKLALLSLGNQSLPHSSPRPASAKHCRKLIHLLRPTHSM
- the STK36 gene encoding serine/threonine-protein kinase 36 isoform X1; translated protein: MEKYHVLEMIGEGSFGRVYKGRRKYSAQVVALKFIPKLGRSEKELRNLQREIEIMRGLRHPNIVHMLDSFETDKEVVVVTDYAEGELFQILEDDGKLPEDQVQAIAAQLVSALYYLHSHRILHRDMKPQNILLAKGGGIKLCDFGFARAMSTNTMVLTSIKGTPLYMSPELVEERPYDHTADLWSVGCILYELAVGTPPFYATSIFQLVSLILKDPVRWPSTISPCFKNFLQGLLTKDPRQRLSWPDLLHHPFIAGHVTIITEPAGPDLGTPFTSRLPPELQVLKDEQAHRLAPKGNQSRILTQAYKRMAEEAMKKKHQNTGPALEQEDKTSKVAPGTAPLPRLGATPQESSLLAGILASGMKSSWVESETGEAPPAPRENWTTPDCGQAFPEERPEVLGQRGTDAVDLENEEPDSDNEWQHLLETTESVPIQLKAPLTLLCNPDFCQRIQSQLHEAGGQILKGILEGASHILPAFRVLSSLLSSCSDSVALYSFCREAGLPGLPLSLLRHSQESNSLQQQSWYGTFLRDLMAVIQAYFACTFNLERSQTGDSLQVFQEAANLFLDLLGKLLAQPDDSEQTLRRDSLMCFTVLCEAMDGNSQAISKAFYSSLLTTQQVVLDGLLHGLTVPQLPVHTPPGAPQVSQPLREQSEDLPGAISSALAAVCTAPVGLPDCWDAKEQVCWHLANQLTEDSSQLRPSLISGLQHPILCLHLLKVLYSCCLVSERLCRLLGQEPLALESLFVLVQGKVKVVDWEESTEVTLYFLSLLVFRLQNLPCGMEKLGSDVATLFTHSHVVSLVSAAACLLGQLGQQGVTFDLQPMEWMAAATHALSAPAEVRLTPPGSCGFYDGLLILLLQLLTEQGKAGLIRDVASSEMWTVLWHRFSMVLRLPKEASAQEGELLLSNPPSPEPDWTLISPQGMAALLSLAMATFTQEPQLCLSCLSQHGSILMSILKHLLCPSFLNQLRHAPHGSEFLPVVVLSVCQLLCFPFALDVDADLLIDILADLRDSEVAAHLLQVCCYHLPLTQVELPISLLTRLALTDPTSLNQFVNTVAASPRTIVSFLSVALLSDQPLLTSDLLSLLAHTARVLSPSYLSFIQELLAGSDESYRPLRSFLGHPENSVRAHTYRLLGHLLQHSMALRGALQSQSGLLSLLLLGLGDKDPVVRCSASFAVGNATYQAGPLGPALAVAVPSMTQLLGDPQAGIRRNVASALGNLGPEGLEEELLQCQVPQRLLEMACGDPQPNVKEAALIALRSLQQEPGIHQVLVSLGASEKLALLSLGNQSLPHSSPRPASAKHCRKLIHLLRPTHSM